In a genomic window of Methanosarcina horonobensis HB-1 = JCM 15518:
- a CDS encoding nickel-dependent hydrogenase large subunit, whose amino-acid sequence MVQVTVDPLSRIEGHYRVNTEVDADGVITDAQSSGLVFRGFERLLQKHDPRDAALMTMRICGVCPVCHSIAAANALDDLFGVADQVPKDALVMRNIHQGMNLIASHAVHIYVLWGPDLANPAYRDILTQYGDVGNAVWGELVGRFAPLVNQYNGTTYPAGSSYLGAIRELRRLHVGISLIAGKMPHSVLQHVGGVVYSPNFGDIQKLEAYVSETAKFVETSTLGVSPGTWIENTYRASSPQKAVNFVLERLQELLDNSLSNNDFSHSSGWGDVPLFAAFGSELIGEKLLGLPISMKMEHAGVYTDPDKIGFLSYGLFFKPEKGEGYDPTSPADSRVIPSGYMNGHLELEKFDYRKISESTAHALYIDEERDRPPWNGITVPEDNPDEIDYTRGSESRYSWSKAPHYGGIPCEVGPLARLLIMGEPLVTGLVRIFEENGYFPLNNYTRMIARMQEILVVMPELLKWISQDLEPDARVAVHTDLSMAKNSEGMGLWEAPRGALGHWITTGSDSMVTLYQAVVPSTWNLGPRNSQGIPSPVEQALIGTKISAAENALGVDYSNPLGILHTARSYDPCFACAVHTIDKTGKHSNSTIKIL is encoded by the coding sequence ATGGTACAGGTGACCGTAGATCCTCTTTCTAGAATTGAAGGGCATTACAGAGTCAATACTGAAGTCGATGCTGATGGTGTAATTACTGATGCACAGAGCAGCGGCCTGGTTTTTAGAGGTTTTGAAAGGCTTCTTCAAAAACATGACCCCAGGGATGCGGCACTTATGACTATGAGAATATGTGGTGTTTGTCCGGTTTGTCACAGTATAGCTGCAGCAAATGCTCTGGACGATCTTTTCGGGGTTGCGGATCAGGTTCCCAAAGACGCCCTTGTTATGCGAAATATTCACCAGGGAATGAATTTGATAGCCAGCCATGCAGTCCATATTTACGTGCTGTGGGGTCCAGATCTTGCAAACCCGGCTTATCGTGATATCCTTACACAATACGGAGATGTGGGAAATGCAGTATGGGGCGAATTAGTTGGACGTTTTGCGCCTCTGGTGAATCAATACAATGGTACAACCTATCCTGCCGGCTCTTCTTATCTTGGTGCTATAAGGGAGCTTCGCCGCCTTCACGTGGGTATTTCGCTTATAGCCGGCAAAATGCCTCATTCTGTTCTGCAGCATGTCGGAGGAGTAGTTTACTCTCCCAATTTTGGAGATATTCAGAAGCTTGAAGCGTACGTTTCAGAAACTGCTAAGTTCGTTGAAACATCTACTCTCGGAGTCTCTCCCGGGACATGGATAGAAAACACTTACAGAGCTTCTTCTCCTCAAAAAGCTGTCAATTTTGTCCTCGAACGCCTGCAGGAACTTCTGGATAACTCTCTTTCTAACAATGATTTTTCACACTCTTCAGGCTGGGGAGATGTCCCTCTTTTCGCGGCTTTTGGTTCGGAATTAATCGGAGAAAAACTTCTCGGCTTGCCTATCAGTATGAAAATGGAACACGCAGGAGTTTACACTGATCCTGATAAGATCGGTTTTCTTTCCTACGGGCTTTTCTTCAAGCCTGAAAAAGGGGAGGGATATGATCCTACAAGTCCTGCAGATAGTAGAGTAATTCCTTCGGGTTATATGAATGGGCATCTGGAACTTGAAAAATTCGATTACAGGAAAATTTCGGAAAGCACTGCTCATGCACTTTATATTGACGAAGAAAGAGACCGGCCTCCATGGAACGGAATTACTGTTCCTGAAGACAACCCTGATGAAATCGATTACACCAGAGGTTCGGAAAGTCGTTACTCCTGGTCAAAGGCTCCTCATTATGGTGGCATTCCCTGTGAAGTTGGGCCTCTTGCTCGCCTCCTGATTATGGGAGAACCTCTTGTTACCGGATTGGTGAGAATTTTTGAAGAAAATGGTTATTTTCCTTTAAACAACTATACTCGCATGATTGCAAGGATGCAGGAAATCCTGGTAGTTATGCCTGAACTGTTGAAATGGATTTCGCAGGATCTGGAGCCTGATGCAAGGGTTGCAGTACATACCGATCTTTCCATGGCAAAGAACTCCGAAGGAATGGGTTTATGGGAAGCTCCGCGCGGAGCATTGGGGCACTGGATTACTACAGGCTCGGATTCCATGGTAACCCTGTATCAGGCTGTAGTTCCGAGTACCTGGAACCTTGGTCCCAGAAATTCACAGGGAATTCCGAGCCCTGTTGAGCAGGCTCTTATAGGCACCAAGATTTCAGCTGCGGAAAATGCTCTTGGAGTAGATTATTCGAATCCTCTCGGAATCCTGCATACAGCCCGTTCTTATGATCCCTGTTTTGCATGTGCGGTTCATACAATTGACAAAACTGGAAAGCATTCCAATTCTACTATAAAAATACTCTAA
- a CDS encoding hydrogenase small subunit — MSKECLLEKFKNLDFMTMDRRTFIKAVGILGASLFLQTYKSDMIKALSELPETKIVWLHGVMDSGCTISMLDGESPDLIELLQLYNLKLLYQEVLMMQQGIFVDGKPANTSELNSEILLDEILENERGYILISEGAVANGPHGSGKYLMLGGRPYKEVYEKAARNASVIVAIGQCATHSGVNAAKSDVAELMDHRGIAFTLEDSSKGIIDLLGIDTPVININGCPAHPDWVFLTIGAIATGKIKVPEDLPEVLDKWNRPKVFYPPDHVVHDNCPRRGYYDRGEFDTTVGGPKCLWKLGCKGPYSHADCALRHWNGHLNFCPQAGSPCIGCVQPGFPDSTRPFYVEIEDTGIVGTNLDTIAGVAIGGALLAAGAHALRRTVLKKPEEKEGTAEESTSEEIGGEK; from the coding sequence ATGAGTAAAGAGTGTTTACTTGAAAAGTTTAAAAACCTCGATTTCATGACGATGGATCGTCGAACCTTTATAAAAGCTGTCGGGATACTGGGAGCTTCGTTATTCTTACAAACATATAAAAGTGATATGATAAAAGCCCTTAGTGAGCTACCGGAAACCAAAATAGTATGGCTTCACGGGGTAATGGATAGCGGCTGTACCATATCAATGCTGGACGGAGAATCACCTGATCTCATAGAGTTACTTCAGCTTTATAACCTCAAATTGCTCTATCAGGAAGTTTTAATGATGCAGCAGGGAATTTTCGTGGACGGAAAACCTGCAAATACCAGTGAGCTGAACTCCGAAATCCTACTGGACGAGATTCTTGAAAATGAAAGGGGCTACATCCTTATCTCTGAAGGAGCAGTCGCGAACGGGCCTCATGGCTCCGGGAAATACCTGATGCTGGGTGGAAGGCCCTATAAGGAGGTTTATGAGAAAGCTGCGAGAAATGCCTCAGTAATCGTTGCAATCGGGCAGTGTGCGACCCATAGTGGAGTGAATGCTGCTAAGAGTGATGTTGCTGAGCTTATGGACCATCGTGGGATTGCCTTTACTCTGGAAGACTCGTCAAAAGGAATTATAGACCTGCTTGGGATCGACACACCGGTTATTAATATTAACGGCTGCCCAGCCCATCCTGACTGGGTGTTTCTAACCATAGGAGCGATCGCCACTGGAAAAATCAAGGTACCTGAAGATTTACCTGAAGTGCTGGATAAATGGAACCGTCCGAAGGTTTTCTATCCCCCTGACCATGTTGTCCATGATAACTGTCCTCGCCGTGGATACTATGATCGCGGAGAGTTTGATACGACAGTAGGCGGACCGAAGTGTCTCTGGAAATTAGGGTGCAAGGGGCCTTATTCCCATGCTGACTGCGCTCTTCGCCACTGGAATGGTCATCTCAACTTCTGTCCTCAGGCAGGTTCTCCATGTATTGGCTGTGTACAGCCCGGTTTTCCGGATAGTACCAGGCCTTTTTATGTCGAGATTGAAGATACCGGAATTGTCGGTACAAATTTGGATACTATAGCAGGCGTAGCAATAGGAGGAGCACTCCTTGCTGCTGGTGCTCACGCTCTCCGGAGGACTGTTTTGAAAAAGCCTGAAGAAAAGGAAGGCACTGCTGAAGAAAGTACTTCCGAGGAAATCGGAGGTGAAAAATAA
- a CDS encoding cytochrome b, whose amino-acid sequence MVRSAEKPASRRIIVERYTWLERVTHLVHLVAMFTLLITGFKIYFGWDFMSFQTARAFHMIAVPFFLVANWILVPYNIFSCKGERWCVRNRVKHFKESYVFGEDDAERLSGIVRNFFGKGKYPAFTIYDEQEGHYVTKLHPMLKLLIIFESTAIALIAITGVVLYNIAWAPLGLPISEWILSAAWYVASLFNVDALGLIRLVHLFAAYWFVFELIVHVGILEFDPDVWKYHKAIFWSGKEDLSDRHFVRVIEEKDQKGLLTDQKGVMEEH is encoded by the coding sequence ATGGTACGATCTGCTGAGAAACCTGCTTCCAGGAGGATAATTGTCGAACGGTATACCTGGCTTGAGAGGGTTACTCACCTGGTTCATCTGGTTGCCATGTTTACCCTTCTTATCACAGGGTTCAAGATCTACTTTGGCTGGGACTTCATGTCTTTTCAAACAGCTCGGGCTTTCCACATGATTGCAGTTCCTTTTTTCCTGGTCGCAAACTGGATTCTTGTTCCCTATAATATCTTTTCCTGCAAAGGTGAGAGATGGTGCGTCAGAAATAGAGTAAAACATTTCAAAGAGTCCTATGTTTTTGGGGAGGACGATGCTGAACGCCTGTCTGGTATTGTCAGGAACTTTTTCGGCAAAGGAAAGTACCCCGCATTTACGATCTATGATGAGCAGGAAGGGCATTATGTTACGAAACTTCATCCTATGCTCAAGCTGCTGATTATTTTCGAAAGTACTGCAATTGCTCTCATTGCCATAACAGGAGTTGTGCTTTACAACATTGCCTGGGCTCCTTTAGGGCTTCCCATATCCGAATGGATTCTCTCTGCAGCCTGGTATGTTGCGTCTTTGTTTAACGTTGATGCTCTGGGGTTGATCCGTTTAGTACACCTGTTTGCAGCCTATTGGTTTGTCTTTGAACTCATAGTCCACGTGGGCATCCTTGAGTTTGACCCTGATGTATGGAAATACCATAAAGCAATTTTCTGGTCCGGGAAAGAGGATTTATCAGACAGGCATTTTGTCAGGGTAATTGAAGAAAAGGATCAAAAAGGATTGCTGACAGATCAAAAGGGAGTAATGGAAGAGCATTAA